The sequence CTCCTTCCCTTTAGAAACCACTACAGTAGATGAAACAAATTGTAATTTGAGCTATTTAAAGTGTCACTCATTCTGGCATATTTACAATGTATTTGTATGCTTTTGTTGTGAGAAAATCTCTTCGGTCATGCAGAGGTGTCACAATGTTGGAATGTAAAGAAAAATTACAACTCATACTGAATTAATGTAAAAAGTGCATGGATATCATTgcaaatatattattttttttaatcatttgTACAGTgtccactttaaaaaaaaaactgtattttttAATAAACTGGTCCCGATCAAATATATTTATGATGCAGACCAGCAAAATAAGAGTATTTTTATTTCCCCATTGCAGAATAATTTATCATAATTTCAGGGTTGCAGAAAATCAAATCGGGTGTACATATGGCATTtagtgaaacaaaaatataaaggtaACATGCCAAAATTTCAAagatttactgagttacagttcatataaggaaatcagtcaattgaaataaatccattaggccctaatctatgggtttcacatgattgggaatacagatatataTCGGTTGGTCAGACaggagcgtggatcagaaaaccatagtatctatctggtgtgaccaccatttgtctcatgccGCGTCTCATTCTCACAGAGTTGATCAggtgttgattgtggcctgtggaatgttgtctcactcttcaatggctgtgcgaagttgctggatattggtgggaaatgGAACACGCTCAATGGGTGACttgtctggtgagtatgtaggccatggaagaactgggacattttcagcttccaggaattgtgtgcaGCACCTTGAGACATtgagccgtgcattatcatgctaaaacctgtggatgaatggcacgacaatgggcctcatgcCCTCATCACAGTTTCTCTGCATTCAAACTgctatcaataaaatgcaattgtgttcaatttccgtagcttatgcctgcccataccttaACCCCACTGCTaccatggggaactctgttcagaacgttgacatcagcaaaccgctcgcccacacgacgctatatgtggtctgcggttgtgaggctgtttGGACATActggcaaattctctaaaatgacattggaggcagcttatggtagagaaattaacattaaattatctggcaacagctctggtggacattcatgcagtcagaatgccaattgcacgctccctcagcttgagacatctgtggcattgtgttgtgtgacaaaactgaacattttagagtggcctttaattgtcaccagcacaaggtgcacctatgtaatggtcatgctgtttaatcaacttcttgatatgccacaactgtcaggtggatggattattttggcaaatgagaaatgctcactaatagggatgtaaacaaatgtgcaataaaatttgagagaaaagctttttgtgcatatggaacatttctggtataTTTTATTTCATCCCATGAAATATgtgactaacactttacatgttgtgtttatatttctgtaaaGTATATATGAAATAATAGATTTTCAAAGTAGTAGACTACCTACACGTTGTCTTTATTACACTATGATGCAACCAACAAATGCGTACAGTGTCAAGTTCCATTGCCCCCCCCAACATACAAACATTTGTTTTActtaatatttaaaaaacaatacTGTCAAATATATTTAAATAGACATGATCTGTAACAGTTATTTATCCTTAACAGCAGTCTAACTAGGGTTCCAAGCCCTAAAAAATAACCCTAACCTCAGCCCTGTCAAGAAACAACCCTTAGCCCCAACCTAGACCCTATACAGAAACAACCCTTATCCCCAACCTAGACCCTGTCAAGAAACAACCCTTAGGCCCTATCCAGAAACAACCCGTAGCCCCAACCTAGACCCTATACAGAAACAACCCTTATCCCCAACCTAGACCCTGTCAAGAAACAACCCTTAGGCCCTATCCAGAAACAACCCGTAGCCCCAACCTAGACCCTATACAGAAACAACACTTATCCCCAACCTAGACCCTGTCAAGAAACAACCCTTAGCCCCAACCTAGACCCTATACAGAAACAACCCTTATCCCCAACCTAGACCCTGTCAAGAAACAACCCTTAGGCCCTATCCAGAAACAACCCATAGCCCCAACCTAGACCCTGTCAAGAAACAACCCTTAGCCCCAACCTAGACCCTATACAGAAACAACCCTTATCCCCAACCTAGACCCTGTCAAGAAACAACCCTTAGCCCCCAACATAGGCCCTATACAGAAACAACCCTTAGCCCCCAAACCTTCAACAAACTTAATGTAGATCCTTAGGTAAATGTGATATGGTAGTAGCTTCTTCTTGCGCTCTGATAAGCCAAGATTAATCTCTAATAGTGCTTATGGGGTGGGGGTTGGGGTTGTTACTGAGGGAACTAGGCCCTAAATCTAATTCTAGCCAAATTGGACAGTATATACATCTGTGGTCAATGAAGAGTAGCATGTACAATACTATGTAGTCTTTGCTTACCCTTAATGCTGATGCAAAGTCTATGTTAAAGAAGACtattagaagaagaagaagactaaGGTATTATTCCTTCAATTTGATGAATATAGGACTTGCCATCTTAGACAAGCTCTGTGTTCTATAAGTGAAATGTTATGTCTGGGCAGAGTCATATAGAGATGCATGGCTATATGGCTTTGGGTTTGAGAAGTGATATGTGTTCTAGAATACCTGGTCTATTTTCTAGAATGCTAATAGTCCATCTCTTTCATGGGACTTCTGGTCCATGTTGAGCTTGCAGTTCTTGATTGTTTACATCTGGTCATCTCAGTCTGTCATTGTACTCTTCTAGAAGAGAGGGGCGGTTTGCCTGGGATCATCTGGCAGCACACTGATGGAGTCCTCCGCCTTCCCACACAGCATGCACAACATTGTGTACTCCTGGAGTGGATAGAGGCCCATGACGTTACCGTCAGGAGAGAAATCACAGAGAATAGTCAATGCAGTTATGAGGTATTTACCATTGTGACACCCGCCTTGGACCAACATCATTTTTTAAATAGTTTCTTTCACATAATGGTATGGAAGTCTTCAACCCTTTTCACACCATTGTGCCGACCTGAACCTTACTGTGCTAGCTCGGATATATTCTCTATTATTACTctggtggatgtgtaaccaggccagcACAGTACAACTTGCCTTGGTTCGGGCTTGGCTCAGTAGCGTGAACAGGGTACGAATGCACTGTTATTCAGTGAGTATTTAACCTTCAAAGTCTTTACCTGATAATCGTCCACCACAGAGAAGGTATACTCATGCCTGGCTACGACGTGGTCACAGTTTTTACACACATCTGCCAGGTAGTAAAGAAAGGCCACTCGTAAGATGAAAATCATCTCCAGcacagccatacacacacacacacacacctttctcaGGACCATGTTCATTAGACACAAAACAGAAGAAACTGGGAGATACTATCCAAAATTGTCCAATTAGAAATGCTTGTTTTTGTTTGCTGTTGCAAAAACTTTTGACCCGAAACATCACTGGAACAACATTGACTCACGATCATAGGTGActatctcctctccatcctcatccTCTGTGGCCTTGTTGCTGATCAACACAAAGTCCCTCTGGTGACAGTTGGCACAGCCCAGGTAGTTCATCAGGTAGGAGCCATTCTCCAAACATGTGTTCCCCTGACAACCAGAGATGAAGGTATTTTACAGTTGACAAACAATTATCTAAGCTAGATTCCATATTCAGTTTGACAGAAAGATCCTCTTCAACGTAAAATTGATACAAGCAGTCATCATAAAATACAGAGTTATATACTACTGCAAATGTTTACACTAGATTCTCAGTTTTGGTCCGATTTTTTAACCAGACTCACCCTGTCGGGGTACTCTTTCTGCACACAACCATTACACATTTTACTCCTTTTCAAAAAGCCAGCAATATACACAGTAAAACGGGTAGTAATCTCTAACTATATGACGTGACTCGTTTTCTCACGACAGTAAATTATTATCTTTCAATTCTCAATAAAAAAGGTTTTCTTCACTGAAGCTACTTCCGCAATGACAGGATATTCTTAACTTCCGGGAATATAACTAGAGGATGCATCTGATTGGCTCTTCGGGCCAACTATGACGAGGTGGATCAGCAGCGGTCGGGTGTTTTGTGGACCACAAGCATGGCGATCAAATTGGCCATGTGAGATTTGCTGAGTACAATAATATACCAAAAAACTCTAGGAGGTAAGTATGGTTTGTACACTGCAATGTATGTTTCTACACAATTCATAAACTAACATGTCTGTGGTCCTGGTATCTTGAGAATGTTTTGAAAACGTGTTTGTCATATTTTGCAaacgaagctagctagctagccaaccaaccaacctccaACGTTTGCTATCTAAACCTTGACAAACGGACAGTAGTAATACAATGCTAAAAagagctagctagccaacaataTAATGCATTGTTTGCATCTACCTGTTTTGTAAATTAAATTGTGAGTGTCTATTGGATAGGTTGATTGTCATGACACACCATCTCACAGACACTCAAATATTATATTGTTGGCTCCAGGTGGTAAGAAATTGCACGGTAGGCAGTGATTCATAACTCCAAAGACGAGGACATCTTTACGTTGTAAAAAGCCTTGTTTATGGACTTTTAAATCAAGGTAGTTAGGTTTGAAACTGTCATTAGGTCCTTAGCTGTCTTCAAAATGTGCTGCATATCATTTTCCCTTTCCAGAGATGACACCGACTAAGAAGACCCCAAGCGTGAAGGTGGAGGTGTCTTGCTATTGTATATTATGTCGCAAGGTCTACCTGAAAAATGTAAGATATATCTTATTATTGGTATAACCATATTTCCCAGAACAGCACATTTCAACTGGATTACTTGTACAGTGTTGGACAGTATTTTATAGGCGATAACAAATTATAATTGTCCATACAATATTGGCTACTGTGTCATAGATACTGTGATTTGGTTTAGCGATTCCAGGCTGAAGCCAATTGCATGCTGTTGATTGGCATTTTTCACTATTGCCATGTCTTGAGAGATGTTATTcaagttcagatttttttttaaattcttctcCTAACTATCCTACAGGATGCGCACAAGCACATGCAGAGCATGCTACACCACCGAGAGCTTGAGAATGTGAAGGGCAGGTGAGATTCAATTCCCAACCACACAGGTCTTTTGTGAACTGAATCTTAATGCATACATGTCTGTAAAAATTAGTACCACGTCCCTACAAAAAATTATGCTTTAAGTGTAAAGACTGACTCTATTACTTGGTAGTGGTTACTTCCACACAGTGTCTAATTTCCATTTTTAACCTGCATTATGTTTTAATTGTAATATAAATTGTTCTTCCTGTTGTGAGAACATTTTTCCACTCAGGGCACCATTGGGAATGAAACCTTGGTCTCAATTGGGCTGCCCCGAGTAACTAAAAGTTCATAAATAAATAATCACTATTAGAGAAATAAGCATGACCAGGACTAGAAAAATAAATATGGCCATTTAACAAACATTTGAAAGCATGACCAGGACTAGATAAATATGCATGACCAGGACTAGAAAAATAAATATGGCCATTTAACAAACATTTGAAGGCATGGCCAGGACTAGATAAATAAGCATGGCCAGGACTAGAGAAATATGccacccctcctcttccccagGGATTGTAGGCACTGGTGCAAAGTGTGCAAAGTGTCCTCTCAGGGTTTGACTGAGTACGCCGAGCACATCTCCACCCAGTCGCACGGAGACAAGATCAAGAACCCGCCACGGAAGACTAAGCCTATGTATGTGGAACACGACCTCGACGCAGAGCTGCTCTCCAAAGTCAGGGAAAGGAACAAAGAACTGCATAAGATGGAGTGAGTTCCATGTTTATTACATTGTCTCTTCATTTTAAACAACAGGAGACCTGAGAGTACTTGGTCAAATGTAAATTGTTGTGCCAGTTGAACAAATTATTACAGCTTCCTTGATATAAAGCAGCTACATACACTACATTGTCTTTGTCGTACAAGACATGAGATACTAGAGTTTGCTTAGCGAAGAAGCCATTCTTTTAAGGATGTGCATCTTTCCTTTCAAGACAATTCCAAAATGATCTTGATACATGGGATATGATACATTTCAGTTTAAAGAATTCTGTGCGATTCATTTGATTTAAAGGAATGAATCGATGCCATTCGATAGGATTACGATTCGATGAACTAACATGTGTTGCACTAACATATACATTTTCCATTTTAAATGAAAATCTAGAGCTGATAGAGCTCATGAGccggtcctctctgtgtgtgtgtgtgtgtgtgtgtgtgtgtgtgaaggataTGACTAGGGATGCAAATCTTGGTCCGTTATCGAATAAGCAACCCCCATTAACCGGTTAAGAGAGGGTTAAATACTTTTATTCCGGTAAAACACAATTTTCAACAGCACACTTGATTAAAAAATAACCTGGCAAATGACATTGGATGTTACTCAACTAATAAAGCACAATGTTGCGCAAGCCATTGAACAAACATTTGAATGCTCAAGGTGACATGCATGATCAGGAATAGGCCTGATTGGTCAGCGCGCGAAGCTGAGCACTGTTTGACTATGCTACTGATATTGCCTGGGGTTGATGCCAAATGACTTGTAGAT is a genomic window of Oncorhynchus nerka isolate Pitt River linkage group LG24, Oner_Uvic_2.0, whole genome shotgun sequence containing:
- the churc1 gene encoding protein Churchill, with translation MCNGCVQKEYPDRGNTCLENGSYLMNYLGCANCHQRDFVLISNKATEDEDGEEIVTYDHVCKNCDHVVARHEYTFSVVDDYQEYTMLCMLCGKAEDSISVLPDDPRQTAPLF